In Lactococcus protaetiae, the genomic window GTGAGCTTTATGACAGGGGTTGCATTGGCTGTGCGTGAAGTGATGAAAGTCAATGAGTTGAAGTATGGTTTGGAGCATTTCTTGGATTTATGATGTTCTTGAACGAATAGAAAATTGAGAAGTTTTATGGAAAATTTAGAAATCAGGCAACTAGAGCCAAGAGATTTAGAGGCTTTTCTACGCTATACTGCTGACTGGAAAACAGATACAAGCCCCTTCAAGATTGATGAGACAAGTATTTATAATGAAATTTCTAGGGAAAATTTTTTGGAGTGGCAGGAGAAAATTCGTCGTGAAGAATTTGCTGTTGAAAACCCTGATTGGTCAACTTGTACGAAGTATTTTGCTTTTGTTGATGGCGAAATTGCAGGAGTTTGCTCTTGTCGTTGGCAGATTGAAAAGGGAATTTTGCTAGAATGGGGCGGACATATCGGCTATGGTGTAGCACCGAGCTTTCGTGGCGCACATTTAGCTAGTCAAATGGTAACTTTTGTACTTGAAAAATATCGGGAGCGAGGGATTTTGTCTGTGATGATTTCTGCTGATGAAGATAATATTGCAAGCCGTAAGACCATTGAACAGTGTGGGGGTGTACTTGAAAATATTGTTGATATTGATGGAGATGAAGTTTGTCGCTATTGGATTGATTTGAGATAAATATGTGTTTGTCAGTACTGACAGAATGTACTGATACTGTTTAATTTCTAAATATTCCATTTAGAAATTAAAGTTTGCGTGAAACGCAAACTGCTCCTTGTTCGAGCGCAAGCGCAAGGCAATATCTTTGCAGTTGCCATTTGGCGTTGCTGCTTTAGCAGCTTACAGCCAATGGACAGCGTAGCCAACTAATAATTTTACTGCGTAAAA contains:
- a CDS encoding GNAT family N-acetyltransferase, with the protein product MENLEIRQLEPRDLEAFLRYTADWKTDTSPFKIDETSIYNEISRENFLEWQEKIRREEFAVENPDWSTCTKYFAFVDGEIAGVCSCRWQIEKGILLEWGGHIGYGVAPSFRGAHLASQMVTFVLEKYRERGILSVMISADEDNIASRKTIEQCGGVLENIVDIDGDEVCRYWIDLR